In Streptomyces nojiriensis, one genomic interval encodes:
- a CDS encoding endonuclease: protein MTVGQLSQVDKGFLEQMEDAGRRYAGRTGEREGHREALEQHGILYADTRERVSSRLNRLGVDWAMAAAIERTPATATTGTSLDLDRELVSTDLLTLERFMGRNDLIGIDYLEGGYLAARSVGRITVRNPGSSHQGTGFLVSPSLLMTNNHVLGSAEEAAAGVVEFNFQAGLDGLPLVPVVFQLDPQSFFVTHRDLDFTVVAVSARSRDGQPLASFGRLPLKEARGKAVIGELVNIIQHPNGEPKQLALRDNQIVDVLDDYLHYSADTAHGSSGAPVLNDQWEVVALHHAGAPRKDRDGNVLAVDGTPWQPSMGEHRVDWKANEGVRVSRVLGAIQQVPLSGAAAALRAELFAVGSSLHPVEVTPPTVLTDRTNGTAPQSATIDGDGGQHATPGSVRWSVPLHISVSLDANAPQPPAPSPAAGPAQRATTPSYVGLPAGIGSIDGQSPAERDLAAAMVNLAAFSSRPYFDEAADRVARDAYYAGIHVGNPTSLRLALTEHLESTHERRPAYKPMRLLYPFVDLHPDEKLRSIYSGQDFTPQELIEADAAVEAARIGRWQEFMLHESAPGPEAVEAQLDLLEASLPFNCEHVVPQSWFAKKEPMRGDLHHLFACEPPCNSFRGNIPYFDFPDFNEVVMEGCGRREPGKFEPSNGKGPVARATLYFLLRYPGEIGDEARELQRTGLELLLNWHKDHPVDLYEQHRNAAIAEMQGNRNPLIDHPEWAEEIDFAGAWP, encoded by the coding sequence ATGACAGTGGGGCAGTTGTCACAAGTCGACAAGGGTTTCCTGGAGCAGATGGAGGATGCCGGTCGGCGCTACGCAGGCCGTACCGGAGAGCGTGAAGGCCATCGGGAGGCGCTCGAGCAGCACGGCATCCTCTACGCCGACACCCGGGAACGGGTCAGCAGCAGGCTGAACCGCCTGGGCGTCGACTGGGCTATGGCCGCGGCGATCGAGCGGACACCGGCGACCGCCACGACCGGTACCAGCCTGGATCTGGACCGCGAGCTGGTCAGTACCGACCTGTTGACGCTTGAACGGTTCATGGGCCGCAACGATCTCATCGGAATCGACTACCTCGAAGGCGGCTACCTCGCCGCCCGCTCGGTCGGCCGAATAACCGTCCGGAATCCCGGGTCGTCCCACCAGGGAACGGGTTTCCTGGTGTCCCCCTCATTGCTGATGACGAACAACCACGTGCTGGGCTCCGCCGAGGAGGCGGCCGCCGGAGTTGTCGAGTTCAACTTCCAGGCGGGCCTGGACGGGCTGCCGCTCGTTCCGGTCGTCTTCCAGCTCGATCCGCAGAGCTTCTTCGTCACCCACCGTGACCTCGATTTCACCGTGGTCGCGGTATCCGCCCGCTCCCGGGACGGTCAGCCGCTGGCGTCCTTCGGGAGACTGCCGCTCAAGGAAGCCCGGGGCAAGGCCGTCATCGGGGAACTGGTCAACATCATCCAGCACCCCAACGGCGAGCCCAAGCAACTCGCCCTCCGGGACAACCAGATCGTGGACGTGCTGGACGACTACCTGCACTACTCGGCCGACACGGCGCACGGCTCCTCGGGCGCTCCGGTGCTCAACGACCAGTGGGAGGTCGTGGCACTGCACCACGCGGGCGCTCCCCGAAAGGACCGCGACGGCAACGTACTGGCCGTCGACGGAACGCCCTGGCAACCGAGCATGGGTGAGCACCGGGTGGACTGGAAGGCCAATGAGGGCGTGCGGGTCAGCCGCGTCCTCGGCGCGATCCAGCAGGTCCCCCTGTCCGGCGCCGCCGCAGCGCTCCGCGCGGAACTGTTCGCGGTCGGCTCGTCCCTGCACCCCGTGGAAGTCACTCCCCCGACGGTCCTGACGGACCGGACGAACGGCACCGCGCCGCAGAGCGCAACGATCGACGGGGACGGTGGGCAGCACGCCACGCCGGGATCGGTCCGCTGGAGCGTCCCCCTGCACATCAGCGTCAGCCTCGACGCCAACGCGCCGCAGCCCCCGGCCCCGTCACCTGCCGCGGGACCGGCGCAGCGTGCGACCACCCCCTCGTACGTGGGGTTGCCGGCCGGAATCGGAAGCATCGACGGTCAGTCGCCCGCCGAGCGGGACCTGGCAGCCGCCATGGTCAACCTCGCGGCCTTCAGCTCCCGTCCCTACTTCGACGAGGCCGCGGACCGGGTGGCACGCGACGCCTACTACGCGGGCATTCACGTCGGCAATCCCACGAGCCTGCGCCTCGCGCTCACGGAGCATCTGGAGTCCACGCACGAGCGCCGGCCGGCGTACAAGCCGATGCGTCTGCTCTACCCGTTTGTGGACCTGCACCCCGACGAGAAGCTCCGCAGCATCTACTCGGGCCAGGACTTCACTCCGCAGGAACTCATCGAGGCCGACGCGGCGGTGGAGGCCGCCCGGATCGGACGCTGGCAGGAGTTCATGCTCCACGAGAGTGCGCCCGGCCCGGAGGCCGTCGAAGCCCAGCTCGACCTCCTGGAGGCGTCGCTGCCCTTCAACTGCGAACACGTCGTACCCCAGTCCTGGTTCGCCAAGAAGGAGCCCATGCGCGGGGACCTGCACCATCTCTTCGCCTGCGAGCCCCCGTGCAACAGCTTCCGCGGGAACATCCCCTACTTCGACTTCCCGGACTTCAACGAGGTCGTCATGGAGGGCTGCGGGCGCCGGGAGCCGGGCAAGTTCGAGCCCTCGAACGGCAAGGGGCCGGTCGCCAGGGCGACGCTCTACTTCCTGCTCCGTTATCCCGGCGAGATCGGCGACGAGGCGCGCGAACTCCAGCGGACCGGCCTCGAGCTGCTGCTGAACTGGCACAAGGACCATCCGGTGGATCTCTACGAGCAGCACCGCAACGCTGCGATAGCCGAGATGCAGGGCAACCGCAATCCGCTGATAGACCACCCGGAGTGGGCCGAGGAGATCGACTTCGCAGGTGCCTGGCCCTGA
- a CDS encoding phosphoketolase family protein, translated as MGSVDERPGPSHAGADMTALTAYSISELDAHWRAANYLAVGQIYLMGNPLLAEPLRPEHIKPRLLGHWGTSPGLNLVHTHLNRVIRERSLEALCVWGPGHGGPAVLANSWLEGTYSETWPDVGRDAGGMAKLFRQFSFPGGVPSHVAPETPGSVHEGGELGYALSHAYGAAFDHPGLLVACVIGDGEAETGPLAASWHSNKFLDPVHDGAVLPILHLNGYKIANPTVLSRIPEAELDALLRGYGHDPLYVTGNDPAQVHHAMARALDHAVDRIAVIQQEARAAGTDPGRGYARWPVIVLRTPKGWTGPVSVDGDPVEGTWRAHQVPLAGVRENPAHLRQLEDWLRSYRPQELFDADGHPTARVLACVPEGERRLGAVPYANGGRLLRPLPLPALEAHAVPVAEPGSTLHEPTRVLGRFLTQIMRDTAGRRDFRVVGPDETASNRLDDLYGATGKAWQGSTEATDRNLSRDGRVMEILSEHVCQGWLEGYLLTGRHGLFSTYEAFAHIVDSMVGQHIKWLKTSRELSWRAPIASLNYLLTSHVWRQDNNGFSHQDPGFVDHVLNKSPEVVRVYLPPDANTLLAVADHALRSRDQVNVIVAGKQPCFDWLPIDEARTHVTRGAGIWEWAGTDHGSREPDVVLACAGDVPTMEVLAAAALLREHLPSLAVRVVNVVDIARLMPHEEHPHGMTNPEYDALFTTDRPVVFAYHGYPWLIHRLAYRRTGHPHLHVRGYKESGTTTTPFDMVVRNDMDRFRLVMDVIDRVPGLATRAEGLRQAMADRRIHHHDRIREHGTDLPDVAGWSWPY; from the coding sequence ATCGGCTCAGTCGACGAACGTCCCGGACCCTCGCACGCAGGAGCGGACATGACCGCGTTGACCGCGTATTCGATCTCGGAACTGGACGCCCACTGGCGCGCCGCCAACTACCTGGCTGTCGGCCAGATCTACCTCATGGGCAACCCGCTGCTGGCCGAACCGCTTCGGCCGGAGCACATCAAGCCGCGGCTGCTGGGCCACTGGGGCACCTCGCCCGGCCTGAACCTGGTGCACACCCATCTCAACCGCGTCATCAGGGAACGCTCGCTGGAAGCCCTGTGCGTCTGGGGCCCGGGCCATGGCGGACCCGCCGTCCTCGCCAACTCCTGGCTGGAGGGGACGTACAGCGAGACCTGGCCGGACGTGGGCCGCGACGCCGGCGGCATGGCCAAGCTCTTCCGGCAGTTCTCCTTCCCCGGCGGCGTGCCGAGCCACGTGGCGCCGGAGACCCCCGGTTCCGTCCACGAGGGCGGGGAGCTGGGATACGCCCTCTCCCACGCCTACGGAGCCGCCTTCGACCACCCCGGCCTGCTGGTCGCCTGCGTCATCGGCGACGGCGAGGCCGAGACCGGCCCGCTCGCCGCTTCCTGGCATTCGAACAAGTTCCTCGACCCGGTCCACGACGGCGCGGTCCTGCCGATCCTGCACCTGAACGGCTACAAGATCGCCAATCCGACCGTGCTGTCACGGATCCCCGAGGCCGAGCTCGACGCGCTGCTGCGCGGCTACGGGCACGACCCGCTGTACGTGACCGGCAACGACCCCGCCCAGGTGCACCACGCCATGGCCCGCGCGCTGGACCACGCCGTGGACCGCATCGCCGTGATCCAGCAGGAGGCACGGGCGGCGGGCACCGACCCGGGACGGGGGTACGCGCGCTGGCCGGTGATCGTCCTGCGTACGCCCAAGGGCTGGACCGGCCCGGTGTCCGTCGACGGCGACCCGGTCGAGGGCACGTGGCGGGCCCACCAGGTCCCGCTCGCCGGGGTACGCGAGAACCCGGCACACCTGCGGCAACTGGAGGACTGGCTGCGCTCGTACCGGCCGCAGGAGCTCTTCGACGCCGACGGCCACCCGACGGCGCGGGTCCTGGCCTGTGTCCCGGAAGGCGAGCGCCGCTTGGGCGCCGTGCCGTACGCGAACGGAGGCCGCCTGCTGCGGCCGCTCCCCCTGCCCGCGCTCGAGGCGCATGCCGTCCCCGTCGCCGAACCGGGCAGCACCCTCCACGAACCGACCCGCGTCCTCGGCCGCTTCCTCACGCAGATCATGCGGGACACGGCCGGGCGCCGGGACTTCAGGGTCGTCGGTCCGGACGAGACCGCCTCCAACCGGCTGGACGACCTGTACGGAGCCACCGGCAAGGCCTGGCAGGGCAGCACGGAGGCCACGGACCGGAACCTGTCCCGCGACGGCCGGGTCATGGAGATCCTTTCCGAACACGTCTGCCAGGGCTGGCTGGAGGGCTACCTCCTCACCGGCCGCCACGGCCTCTTCTCCACCTACGAGGCCTTCGCCCACATCGTCGACTCGATGGTCGGCCAGCACATCAAGTGGCTGAAGACCTCGCGCGAACTGTCCTGGCGCGCGCCGATCGCCTCCCTCAACTACCTGCTCACCTCCCACGTCTGGCGCCAGGACAACAACGGCTTCTCCCACCAGGACCCCGGCTTCGTCGACCACGTCCTCAACAAGAGCCCCGAGGTCGTACGGGTCTACCTGCCGCCGGACGCCAACACCCTGCTCGCCGTGGCCGACCACGCCCTGCGCAGCCGCGACCAGGTCAATGTGATCGTCGCCGGCAAACAGCCCTGCTTCGACTGGCTGCCCATCGACGAGGCCCGCACCCACGTGACGCGCGGCGCCGGCATCTGGGAGTGGGCGGGCACCGACCACGGCTCCCGCGAACCGGACGTCGTCCTCGCCTGCGCCGGCGACGTACCCACCATGGAGGTGCTGGCCGCAGCGGCCCTGCTCCGCGAACACCTCCCCTCGCTGGCCGTCCGCGTCGTCAACGTCGTCGACATCGCCCGGCTGATGCCCCACGAGGAACACCCCCACGGCATGACGAACCCCGAGTACGACGCCCTCTTCACCACCGACCGGCCGGTGGTCTTCGCCTACCACGGCTACCCGTGGCTCATCCACCGCCTCGCCTACCGCCGGACCGGCCACCCCCACCTGCACGTCCGCGGCTACAAGGAGTCCGGCACCACGACCACCCCCTTCGACATGGTCGTGCGCAACGACATGGACCGCTTCCGGCTCGTCATGGACGTCATCGACCGCGTACCCGGCCTCGCGACCCGCGCCGAAGGGCTGCGCCAGGCCATGGCCGACCGGCGCATCCACCACCACGACCGGATCCGCGAACACGGCACCGACCTGCCGGACGTCGCGGGCTGGTCCTGGCCGTACTGA
- a CDS encoding universal stress protein, with protein MKSTLVVGVDGSAESRAAADWAAREAVRRDMHVHVVHAWLWQPLAVPVVQDRGTEARRAREILEETEAQLTRRHPRLSLSAEVVPDVPVPALLRAAKEAEMLVLGTRGHGALAGFLLGSCGQQLIASAECPVVSVRARDGEPVYGGAEGPVVVGQQGGVEESAEVLRFAFEAAAARKVPLRVVRAWSLPPVYGYSPGSMWIAEQFAGLEPFEEAALDQALEPWRPRFPEVEVVAHVERGSAGHVLLSEASDARLVVVGRRVRESAVGTRIGSVAHAVLHHAACPVAVVPHH; from the coding sequence GTGAAGAGCACCCTCGTCGTCGGAGTGGACGGTTCAGCCGAGAGCCGGGCCGCTGCCGACTGGGCCGCGCGGGAAGCCGTGCGCCGCGACATGCACGTGCACGTGGTCCACGCCTGGCTGTGGCAGCCGCTCGCCGTCCCGGTCGTCCAGGACCGAGGCACCGAGGCCCGCCGGGCCCGGGAGATCCTGGAGGAGACGGAGGCCCAGCTCACGCGTCGGCACCCGCGGCTCTCGCTCTCCGCGGAAGTGGTGCCGGACGTTCCCGTGCCGGCTCTGCTGCGCGCCGCCAAGGAAGCGGAGATGCTGGTGCTCGGCACCCGCGGGCACGGCGCGCTGGCGGGCTTCCTGCTGGGCTCCTGCGGGCAGCAGCTGATCGCCTCCGCCGAGTGCCCCGTCGTCTCCGTCCGGGCCCGGGACGGCGAGCCGGTGTACGGGGGCGCCGAGGGCCCGGTCGTCGTCGGGCAGCAGGGCGGCGTGGAGGAGTCCGCCGAGGTACTGCGCTTCGCCTTCGAGGCGGCCGCGGCGCGCAAGGTCCCGCTCCGCGTGGTCCGGGCCTGGAGCCTGCCCCCGGTCTACGGGTACAGCCCCGGCTCGATGTGGATCGCCGAGCAGTTCGCCGGTCTGGAGCCGTTCGAGGAGGCCGCGCTGGACCAGGCACTGGAGCCGTGGCGGCCGAGGTTCCCGGAGGTGGAGGTCGTCGCGCACGTGGAGCGGGGCAGCGCCGGCCACGTGCTGTTGTCCGAAGCCTCGGACGCCCGGCTGGTCGTCGTCGGCCGCCGGGTCCGCGAGTCGGCGGTGGGTACGCGGATCGGGTCGGTGGCCCATGCCGTGCTGCACCACGCGGCCTGCCCCGTCGCCGTCGTCCCGCACCACTGA
- a CDS encoding response regulator: MTGSGVPSVPSPAAEPISVFLLDDHEVVRRGVHDLLDAEPDLTVVGEAGTAEQALVRIPALRPRVAILDVRLQDGDGVSVCRELRSRMPELACLMLTSFDDEEALLDAVMAGASGYVLKQITGTDLVTAVRTVAAGQSMLDPGATTRLMARMRGDVPKEERAPGLPGFTDREKEILLMVSEGLTNREIGQRLYLAEKTVKNIISRLFVKLGVERRVQAAVIASHALTPPGRHPAPAAE; encoded by the coding sequence ATGACCGGCAGCGGTGTCCCCTCTGTCCCCTCCCCCGCGGCGGAGCCCATCAGTGTCTTCCTGCTCGACGACCACGAAGTCGTACGCCGGGGGGTGCACGACCTGCTGGACGCCGAGCCCGACCTGACCGTGGTCGGTGAAGCGGGTACGGCGGAACAGGCGTTGGTCCGCATCCCCGCCCTGCGCCCCCGGGTCGCGATCCTGGACGTACGGCTCCAGGACGGCGACGGGGTGAGCGTGTGCCGGGAGTTGCGCTCGCGGATGCCCGAACTGGCCTGCCTGATGCTCACGTCGTTCGACGACGAGGAGGCGCTGCTGGACGCCGTGATGGCGGGGGCCTCGGGCTACGTGCTCAAGCAGATCACCGGCACCGACCTCGTGACCGCCGTCCGGACGGTGGCCGCCGGCCAGTCGATGCTCGACCCCGGGGCCACCACGCGGCTGATGGCCCGCATGCGCGGCGACGTACCCAAGGAGGAGCGGGCCCCGGGGCTTCCCGGCTTCACGGACCGGGAGAAGGAGATCCTCCTCATGGTCAGCGAGGGTCTCACCAACCGGGAGATAGGCCAGCGGCTGTACCTCGCGGAGAAGACCGTCAAGAACATCATCTCGCGGCTCTTCGTCAAGCTCGGCGTGGAACGGCGCGTCCAGGCCGCGGTGATCGCCAGTCACGCGCTGACCCCGCCCGGCCGGCACCCGGCCCCGGCCGCCGAGTAG
- a CDS encoding STAS domain-containing protein — protein sequence MATALIDLKTVGRDDHGLRIALAGELDFYTAGQVAPRLGEFARSGHRNLVLDLCGLSFCDSAGIDLFVRLHRRCRAEGTRLLLCDVPPLVVKSMRVLAADRDLQLVVL from the coding sequence ATGGCGACCGCCTTGATCGACCTGAAGACCGTGGGCCGGGACGACCACGGCCTGAGAATCGCCCTCGCCGGAGAGCTCGACTTCTACACGGCCGGGCAAGTGGCGCCGCGCCTCGGCGAGTTCGCCCGATCCGGCCACCGCAACCTCGTCCTGGACCTGTGCGGCCTCTCCTTCTGCGACAGCGCGGGCATCGACCTCTTCGTCCGGCTGCATCGCCGCTGCCGCGCGGAGGGAACGCGGCTCCTCCTGTGTGACGTGCCGCCCCTGGTGGTGAAGTCCATGCGGGTGCTCGCTGCCGACCGCGACCTGCAGCTCGTCGTCTTGTGA
- a CDS encoding pyridoxamine 5'-phosphate oxidase family protein has translation MDQEALRRPGGRTGDMTAARHMRELDRADALRLLSTVSLGRIVFTQHALPAVRPVNHLVEGEDVIVRIHDGGALASLAAPADAPGVVVAYEADDIDPVTHLGWSVVVTGYARVVVDTDEVDRYAHLLRPWVARPMTSALRIHPDLVTGFRLEADPTRLVSAVRG, from the coding sequence ATGGATCAGGAAGCCTTACGGCGCCCCGGCGGTCGGACCGGTGACATGACCGCCGCCCGGCACATGCGGGAGCTGGACAGGGCCGACGCCCTGCGACTGCTGTCGACGGTGTCACTGGGACGCATCGTCTTCACGCAGCACGCCCTGCCCGCCGTCCGGCCGGTCAACCACCTCGTCGAGGGCGAGGACGTCATCGTCCGGATCCACGACGGCGGGGCGCTGGCCTCCCTGGCGGCACCCGCCGACGCCCCCGGCGTGGTGGTGGCCTACGAAGCGGACGACATCGACCCCGTCACGCACCTCGGCTGGAGCGTTGTCGTCACCGGCTACGCGAGGGTGGTGGTCGACACCGACGAGGTGGACCGGTACGCGCACCTGCTACGCCCCTGGGTGGCCCGCCCGATGACCAGCGCCCTGCGGATCCACCCCGACCTCGTCACCGGATTCCGGCTGGAGGCGGACCCGACGCGGCTGGTGTCGGCGGTCCGGGGCTGA
- a CDS encoding GAF domain-containing protein: MRLDELLDELQVRIDAVRGTRDRVHSLLEAVVSVGRELDLAQVLRRIVEAAALLVDAEYGALGVIGPDGRTLAQFLTVGLTHEQITGIGPLPAGHGLLGEVIHHPEPLRLTDLGAHSSSYGFPAHHPPMRTFLGVPIRVRDEVFGNLYLTDKRGGLDFDTEDETVISTLSVAAGVAIDNARLYEDSQRQQRWLKANAEITESLLSGSSRPAVLELIARRAQEITAARLADIAMPVAGIDGLVVELAAGSDASARQGLVVPFAGTLSGAAHQAGKPVTAVLPSADGRYPAEAQVQGVPGPAVAVPLGTAGGESRGVLLLARAAGEPAFGEGELEPLVAFAGQAALALELAERRRDAEQIALLEERDRIARDLHDLAIQRLFATGMTLQSAARLVEHEGAAERVGRAVDDLDETIKIIRSTIFGLRTKDRESDPGLRARAARAVGDAATTLRLPPRLSMEGLLDTDVTPQLADHVMAVLGELLSNAARHAQATRVGVTLKAGQGEIMLTVSDDGKGLPAQGRRSGLRNLDERARSLGGSFTHEIPDEGGTRLVWRAPLHTGS; the protein is encoded by the coding sequence ATGCGGCTGGACGAGCTGCTGGACGAGCTCCAAGTGCGGATCGACGCCGTGCGCGGCACCCGCGACCGGGTGCACAGCCTCCTGGAGGCCGTCGTGTCGGTGGGGCGGGAGCTGGACCTCGCCCAGGTGCTCCGGCGGATCGTGGAGGCGGCCGCGCTGCTCGTCGACGCCGAGTACGGCGCCCTGGGGGTGATCGGACCCGACGGCCGCACGCTCGCCCAGTTCCTGACGGTGGGACTCACGCACGAACAGATCACCGGGATCGGCCCCCTGCCGGCCGGCCACGGTCTGCTCGGGGAGGTCATCCACCACCCGGAGCCCCTGCGCCTCACCGATCTCGGCGCGCACTCCTCGTCCTACGGCTTCCCGGCCCATCACCCGCCCATGCGTACCTTCCTCGGCGTGCCGATCCGGGTCCGCGACGAGGTGTTCGGCAACCTCTACCTGACCGACAAGCGGGGCGGGCTCGACTTCGACACCGAGGACGAGACCGTGATCTCCACCCTCTCGGTGGCCGCGGGCGTGGCGATCGACAACGCGCGGCTCTACGAGGACTCGCAGCGCCAGCAGCGCTGGCTGAAGGCCAATGCGGAGATCACCGAGAGCCTGCTGTCCGGCAGTTCGCGCCCGGCGGTGCTGGAGCTCATCGCCCGCCGCGCACAGGAGATCACCGCGGCCCGCCTCGCGGACATCGCCATGCCCGTGGCCGGCATCGACGGCTTGGTCGTGGAGTTGGCGGCCGGTTCGGACGCGAGCGCGCGGCAGGGCCTCGTCGTACCCTTCGCCGGCACGCTCTCGGGGGCGGCGCACCAGGCCGGCAAGCCCGTCACGGCCGTGCTGCCCTCGGCCGACGGACGCTACCCGGCCGAGGCCCAGGTGCAGGGCGTACCGGGGCCCGCCGTGGCCGTCCCGTTGGGCACCGCGGGGGGCGAGAGCCGGGGCGTGCTGCTGCTCGCGCGCGCGGCGGGGGAACCGGCGTTCGGCGAGGGCGAGCTGGAGCCCCTCGTCGCCTTCGCGGGTCAGGCCGCTCTCGCCCTGGAACTGGCGGAGCGGCGCCGGGACGCCGAGCAGATAGCCCTGCTGGAGGAACGCGACCGGATCGCCCGTGACCTGCACGACCTGGCCATCCAGCGGCTCTTCGCCACCGGCATGACCCTGCAGAGCGCCGCCCGGCTCGTCGAGCACGAGGGAGCCGCCGAACGGGTCGGCCGGGCGGTCGACGACCTGGACGAAACAATCAAGATCATCCGGTCGACGATCTTCGGACTCCGCACCAAGGACCGCGAGAGCGACCCCGGTCTGCGCGCACGCGCCGCCCGGGCCGTCGGCGACGCGGCCACCACCCTCCGTCTCCCGCCGCGCCTGAGCATGGAGGGCCTGCTCGACACCGACGTGACACCGCAGCTGGCCGACCACGTCATGGCCGTACTGGGTGAACTCCTCAGCAACGCCGCCCGCCACGCGCAGGCCACCCGGGTCGGCGTGACCCTCAAGGCCGGCCAGGGCGAGATCATGCTGACCGTGTCGGACGACGGGAAGGGCCTGCCGGCCCAGGGGCGCAGGAGCGGCCTGCGCAACCTCGACGAGCGGGCGCGGAGCCTGGGCGGGTCCTTCACCCACGAGATTCCCGACGAGGGGGGCACCAGGCTCGTCTGGCGGGCGCCCCTCCACACCGGGAGCTGA
- the ppk2 gene encoding polyphosphate kinase 2, producing the protein MGLKKAVYEDELLRLQTELIKLQEWVRAEGARLVVVFEGRDAAGKGGTIKRVAEHLNPRVARIAALPKPTERERTQWYFQRYVEHLPAAGEIVLFDRSWYNRAGVEHVMGFCTPAQHRLFLRQCPVFEHMLVEDGVLLRKYWFSVSDAVQEERFRRRTQDPLRRWKLSPMDLESLTRWEAYSRAKDEMLVHTDTVDSPWYVVESDDKRSARLNMIAHLLSSLPYADVALPSLTLPPRPPSTGYQRPSKELQNAVPDHAATLGKD; encoded by the coding sequence ATGGGTCTGAAGAAGGCGGTCTACGAGGACGAGCTGCTGCGGCTCCAGACGGAACTGATCAAACTCCAGGAGTGGGTGCGTGCGGAAGGTGCCCGTCTCGTCGTCGTCTTCGAAGGGCGCGACGCGGCGGGCAAGGGAGGCACGATCAAGCGGGTCGCGGAACACCTCAACCCCCGCGTGGCACGCATCGCGGCCCTGCCGAAGCCGACGGAGCGGGAGCGCACCCAGTGGTACTTCCAGCGCTACGTGGAGCACCTGCCCGCCGCCGGCGAGATCGTCCTGTTCGACCGCAGCTGGTACAACCGGGCCGGGGTCGAGCACGTCATGGGCTTCTGCACGCCTGCGCAGCACCGGCTCTTCCTGCGCCAGTGCCCGGTGTTCGAGCACATGCTCGTGGAAGACGGGGTCCTGCTCCGCAAGTACTGGTTCTCCGTCAGCGACGCGGTGCAGGAGGAGCGCTTCCGTCGCCGCACGCAGGACCCGCTGCGGCGGTGGAAGCTCTCCCCGATGGACCTGGAGTCCCTCACCCGCTGGGAGGCGTACTCCCGGGCCAAGGACGAGATGCTCGTCCACACGGACACGGTGGACTCCCCGTGGTACGTGGTGGAGAGCGACGACAAGCGCAGCGCGAGACTCAACATGATCGCCCACCTGCTGTCCTCGCTTCCCTACGCGGATGTGGCGCTGCCGTCGCTCACCCTGCCGCCCCGTCCCCCGTCGACGGGTTACCAGCGCCCGTCCAAAGAGCTTCAGAACGCCGTTCCCGACCATGCGGCCACGCTCGGGAAGGACTGA
- a CDS encoding ABC transporter substrate-binding protein, whose product MSAARPLTALRAIAVTATLPLLLTACGYGSEAKKEDDKAANTAADAGKKLSASEVRIGYFPNLTHATALVGLQEGLIEKELNGTKIKPQSFNAGPSEIEALNGGSLDIGFIGPSPSINGYVKSKGSNLRIISGSASGGVKLVVNPDKIKTLDDLKGKKIATPQKGNTQDVAFLNWISEKGWKVDPESGKGDVSVVRTDNKVTPDAFKQGSIDGAWVPEPTASKLVSDGGSVLLDETSLWPDKKFVITNIIVSQKFLKEHPDVVEAVLRGTVKTNEWIHANQDKAKASANARLEAEGGKPLDAKVIDPAWPGIAITDDPLAATLKTQSEWAVKAKLIEEPDLTGIYDLTLLNKVLKAAGKPEVSDAGLGAK is encoded by the coding sequence GTGTCTGCCGCAAGACCGCTCACCGCCCTGCGTGCCATCGCCGTCACTGCGACCCTTCCGCTCCTGCTCACCGCCTGCGGCTACGGCTCCGAGGCGAAGAAGGAGGACGACAAGGCCGCCAACACCGCGGCCGATGCGGGCAAGAAGCTCTCCGCCTCCGAGGTCCGGATCGGGTACTTCCCGAACCTGACGCACGCCACCGCGCTGGTCGGCCTCCAGGAAGGCCTGATCGAGAAGGAACTGAACGGCACCAAGATCAAGCCGCAGTCCTTCAACGCCGGCCCGTCCGAGATCGAAGCCCTCAACGGCGGCTCCCTCGACATCGGCTTCATCGGCCCCTCGCCGTCCATCAACGGCTACGTCAAGTCCAAGGGCTCCAACCTGCGGATCATCTCCGGATCCGCCTCCGGCGGCGTCAAGCTCGTCGTCAACCCGGACAAGATCAAAACCCTCGACGACCTCAAGGGCAAGAAGATCGCCACCCCCCAGAAGGGGAACACCCAGGACGTCGCCTTCCTCAACTGGATCTCCGAGAAGGGCTGGAAGGTCGACCCCGAATCCGGCAAGGGCGACGTCTCCGTCGTCCGCACCGACAACAAGGTCACCCCCGACGCCTTCAAGCAGGGCTCCATCGACGGCGCCTGGGTCCCCGAACCCACCGCCTCCAAGCTCGTCTCCGACGGCGGCTCCGTCCTCCTCGACGAGACCAGCCTGTGGCCCGACAAGAAGTTCGTGATCACGAACATCATCGTGTCGCAGAAGTTCCTCAAGGAGCACCCCGACGTCGTCGAGGCCGTGCTGCGCGGCACCGTCAAGACCAACGAGTGGATCCACGCCAACCAGGACAAGGCCAAGGCCTCCGCCAACGCCCGCCTCGAGGCCGAAGGCGGCAAGCCGCTCGACGCCAAGGTCATCGACCCCGCCTGGCCCGGCATCGCCATCACCGACGACCCGCTGGCCGCCACCCTCAAGACCCAGTCCGAATGGGCGGTCAAGGCCAAGCTCATCGAGGAACCCGACCTCACCGGCATCTACGACCTCACGCTCCTCAACAAGGTGCTCAAGGCCGCCGGCAAGCCCGAGGTCTCCGACGCCGGCCTCGGCGCCAAGTAA
- a CDS encoding putative leader peptide — protein MLPLTSRRHIDLVRTSSAICQPG, from the coding sequence ATGCTGCCCCTGACCTCCCGTCGGCACATCGACCTGGTCCGTACGTCCAGCGCCATCTGTCAGCCCGGCTGA